A genome region from Streptomyces pratensis includes the following:
- a CDS encoding DEAD/DEAH box helicase has product MTTTASHHLSPAFPGRAPWGTAGKLRAWQQGAMEKYIQDQPRDFLAVATPGAGKTTFALTLASWLLHHHVVQQITVVAPTEHLKKQWAEAAARIGIKLDPEYSAGPVSKEYHGVAITYAGVGVRPMLHRNRCEQRKTLVILDEIHHAGDSKSWGEACQEAFDPATRRLALTGTPFRSDTNPIPFVAYEEGNDGIRRSSADYTYGYGNALADGVVRPVIFLSYSGNMRWRTKAGDEIAARLGEPMTKDAIGQAWRTALSPTGDWIPNVLSAADKRLTEVRKGIPDAGGLVIATDQESARAYAKILKSVTGEKPTVVLSDEKAASKNIDKFSQDESRWMVAVRMVSEGVDVPRLAVGVYATTISTPLFFAQAVGRFVRSRRRGETASVFVPTIPMLLDFANEMEVERDHVLDKPKKGSDEENPFAEEDQLLADAEKLEDEETEEQLPFEALESDAVFDRVLYDGAEFGMQAHPGSEEEQDYLGIPGLLEPDQVQLLLQKRQTRQIAHSRQKPAAEADLLEKPAEGRPVVTHKKLLELRKQLNTMVSAYTHQSGKPHGVIHTELRRVCGGPPSAEATAGQIQDRIKKVQEWATRMR; this is encoded by the coding sequence GTGACTACTACCGCCTCCCACCACCTCTCACCCGCCTTTCCCGGCCGCGCCCCCTGGGGGACGGCCGGGAAGCTGCGCGCCTGGCAGCAGGGTGCCATGGAGAAGTACATCCAGGACCAGCCGCGCGACTTCCTCGCGGTCGCGACGCCCGGCGCCGGAAAGACCACCTTCGCGCTGACCCTCGCCTCATGGCTGCTGCACCACCACGTGGTGCAGCAGATCACCGTCGTGGCGCCCACCGAGCACCTCAAGAAGCAGTGGGCGGAGGCCGCCGCCCGCATAGGCATCAAGCTCGACCCCGAGTACAGCGCGGGACCCGTGAGCAAGGAGTACCACGGGGTCGCGATCACGTACGCCGGTGTCGGTGTGCGCCCCATGCTGCACCGCAACCGCTGCGAGCAGCGCAAGACGCTCGTCATCCTCGACGAGATCCACCACGCCGGTGACTCCAAGTCCTGGGGCGAGGCCTGCCAGGAGGCGTTCGACCCGGCGACGCGAAGGCTCGCGCTGACCGGTACGCCCTTCCGGTCGGACACCAACCCGATCCCCTTCGTCGCGTACGAGGAGGGCAACGACGGCATCAGGCGCTCCTCGGCCGACTACACCTACGGCTACGGCAACGCCCTGGCCGACGGGGTCGTCCGTCCCGTGATCTTCCTCAGCTACAGCGGCAACATGCGCTGGCGGACGAAGGCCGGGGACGAGATCGCCGCGCGGCTCGGTGAGCCGATGACCAAGGACGCCATCGGGCAGGCCTGGCGCACCGCGCTGTCGCCCACCGGTGACTGGATCCCCAACGTGCTGTCCGCCGCCGACAAGCGGCTCACAGAGGTACGCAAGGGCATTCCGGACGCCGGCGGGCTCGTCATCGCGACGGACCAGGAGTCGGCGCGCGCCTACGCCAAGATTCTCAAGTCGGTCACCGGGGAGAAGCCGACTGTGGTCCTCTCCGACGAGAAGGCCGCGTCCAAGAACATCGACAAGTTCAGCCAGGACGAGTCGCGCTGGATGGTCGCGGTCCGGATGGTGTCCGAGGGCGTCGACGTGCCGCGTCTCGCGGTCGGCGTGTACGCCACGACCATCTCGACGCCCCTCTTCTTCGCCCAGGCAGTCGGCCGTTTCGTGCGGTCCCGGCGTCGCGGCGAGACCGCCTCCGTCTTCGTGCCGACCATCCCGATGCTGCTCGACTTCGCGAACGAGATGGAGGTCGAGCGCGACCACGTGCTCGACAAGCCGAAGAAGGGCAGCGACGAGGAGAACCCGTTCGCCGAGGAGGACCAGCTCCTCGCGGACGCGGAGAAGCTCGAGGACGAGGAGACCGAGGAACAGCTGCCCTTCGAGGCGCTGGAATCCGACGCGGTCTTCGACCGGGTGCTGTACGACGGCGCCGAATTCGGCATGCAGGCGCACCCGGGGAGCGAGGAGGAGCAGGACTACCTGGGTATCCCGGGCCTCCTCGAACCGGACCAGGTGCAGCTGCTGCTCCAGAAGCGGCAGACCCGGCAGATCGCTCACAGCAGGCAGAAGCCCGCGGCGGAGGCGGACCTGCTGGAGAAGCCGGCCGAGGGCCGGCCGGTGGTCACCCACAAGAAGCTGCTGGAACTGCGCAAGCAGCTCAACACGATGGTGTCGGCGTACACGCACCAGAGCGGCAAGCCGCACGGCGTGATCCACACCGAACTGCGGCGGGTGTGCGGCGGGCCGCCGAGCGCGGAGGCGACGGCCGGGCAGATCCAGGACCGGATCAAGAAGGTCCAGGAGTGGGCCACCCGGATGCGGTGA
- a CDS encoding SDR family NAD(P)-dependent oxidoreductase produces the protein MIDPGLEGKTVLVTGGAMNIGAAISRAFATQGARVAVHYVAAGPSAPLEHARATKAEVEAFVASLPEAVAVEADFLDPGAATHLFKQVEDTLGPVDVLINNAGHAEEDDQFPLLDHVGFERTVRVNLTAPAMLMAEFARRVPEGPPKGTRSVVNISTDAARGFPGQVAYGASKGALESLTRGAAQDLGPTIRVNAVAPGPVQTGWMDDDLIGQVAPSIPLGRVGAPEDIADAVVFLASRQARWITGQVVQVAGGHWL, from the coding sequence ATGATCGATCCAGGGCTCGAGGGTAAGACCGTGCTGGTCACGGGCGGCGCGATGAACATCGGTGCCGCGATCTCGCGCGCATTCGCGACCCAAGGAGCACGAGTGGCGGTGCACTACGTAGCCGCTGGCCCGTCTGCCCCGCTTGAGCACGCCCGCGCTACGAAGGCTGAGGTAGAAGCGTTCGTGGCTTCACTTCCAGAGGCGGTAGCAGTCGAGGCAGACTTCCTCGACCCGGGGGCCGCCACGCACCTTTTCAAGCAGGTCGAAGACACACTCGGCCCGGTCGACGTACTAATCAACAACGCCGGGCACGCCGAGGAGGACGATCAGTTCCCGCTCCTGGACCACGTCGGATTCGAACGGACCGTGCGGGTGAACCTGACAGCCCCGGCGATGCTCATGGCCGAGTTCGCGCGCCGAGTGCCCGAGGGGCCGCCGAAGGGCACAAGGTCGGTAGTCAACATCTCGACCGACGCAGCACGAGGCTTTCCCGGGCAGGTCGCCTATGGGGCTTCGAAGGGGGCACTGGAATCCCTCACGCGTGGGGCCGCGCAAGACCTTGGGCCCACGATCCGTGTCAACGCGGTCGCTCCTGGCCCTGTCCAGACCGGCTGGATGGACGACGACCTGATCGGGCAGGTCGCCCCGAGCATCCCTCTGGGAAGAGTCGGGGCGCCTGAGGACATCGCGGACGCCGTGGTCTTCCTCGCCTCTCGCCAGGCGAGATGGATCACCGGCCAGGTCGTCCAGGTCGCTGGCGGTCACTGGCTATGA
- a CDS encoding type II toxin-antitoxin system death-on-curing family toxin, producing the protein MTCVYLSSEDILVIAGYACSDMQVVVRDAGLLESAAHRPSAAMFGEEAYPDVIDKAAALLQSLAINRPFFDGNKRTAWLSCVSFLAMNGVDLHPDIDAAERLVFAVATGETDEVKVIAQVLRELAVSEV; encoded by the coding sequence GTGACCTGCGTCTATCTCTCCTCCGAGGACATCCTCGTCATCGCCGGATATGCCTGCTCCGACATGCAGGTCGTCGTGCGGGACGCCGGGCTCCTGGAGTCCGCGGCGCACCGCCCTTCCGCTGCCATGTTCGGGGAGGAGGCGTACCCGGACGTGATCGACAAGGCCGCTGCGCTCCTCCAGTCCCTTGCGATCAACCGTCCATTTTTCGACGGCAACAAGCGGACGGCGTGGCTGTCCTGCGTCTCGTTCCTGGCGATGAACGGAGTGGATCTGCACCCGGACATCGATGCGGCGGAACGGCTGGTCTTCGCGGTGGCCACCGGAGAGACGGACGAGGTGAAGGTCATTGCCCAAGTTCTGCGGGAGCTGGCCGTCTCCGAGGTGTGA
- a CDS encoding ribbon-helix-helix protein, CopG family, with protein MAMNLRLRDDQTEALKQRAEQEGTSMHAILLKAVDDYLARTAQEAIVRKTAKEQAAKWGELMDRLK; from the coding sequence ATGGCTATGAACCTGCGCCTCCGTGACGACCAGACCGAGGCCCTCAAGCAGCGGGCCGAGCAGGAAGGCACCAGCATGCACGCGATACTGCTCAAGGCTGTGGACGATTACCTCGCCCGGACGGCGCAGGAGGCCATCGTCCGCAAGACCGCCAAGGAGCAGGCGGCCAAGTGGGGCGAGCTCATGGACCGGCTCAAGTGA
- a CDS encoding MFS transporter has translation MTALEPRDAEVTAALVETTVAEPAEGVLGRTYRALSVGIVSVVLLIAFEATAVGTAMPVAARELHGIPLYAFAFSAYFTTSLFAMVLSGQWADRRGPLAPLATGIGAFGAGLVLSGTAGGMWTFILGRAVQGVGGGLVIVALYVVIGRAYPERIRPSIMAGFSAAWIVPSVVGPLASGTVTEHLGWRWVFVGIPVLILLPLGLALPAIRRMAGGPTDAEAAAEPFDGRRIRLALGISAGAGLLQYAGQELRWVSLVPALAGAALLVPAVRGLLPRGTVRAARGLPAVILLRGISAGSFIVAESFVPLMLVTQRGLSPTLAGLSLAAGGLTWALGSYVLARPRLEPHRGTLMVVGMVCVTLSILAAPSVLIEAVPVWTLAVVWGFGCFGMGMVIASTSVLLLKLSAPQEAGANSAALQISDGLANALLLAASGAAFAALGGGAVGAAAHGAVGGGTATAHPGAFTVVFLPMAAVALVGVWVASRVQPR, from the coding sequence ATGACTGCCCTGGAACCCCGTGACGCCGAGGTCACCGCCGCACTTGTGGAGACCACCGTCGCCGAACCGGCGGAAGGCGTCCTCGGGCGGACCTACCGGGCGCTCAGCGTCGGCATCGTCTCCGTCGTCCTGCTCATCGCCTTCGAGGCGACCGCCGTCGGGACGGCGATGCCGGTGGCGGCCCGGGAGCTGCACGGAATCCCGCTCTACGCGTTCGCCTTCTCCGCGTACTTCACCACCAGCCTCTTCGCGATGGTGCTCTCCGGGCAGTGGGCCGACCGGCGCGGGCCGCTCGCACCGCTCGCCACGGGGATCGGCGCCTTCGGCGCCGGGCTGGTGCTCTCCGGGACCGCGGGGGGCATGTGGACGTTCATCCTGGGGCGGGCCGTCCAGGGCGTAGGCGGCGGGCTCGTGATCGTGGCGCTGTACGTGGTCATCGGGCGGGCGTACCCGGAGCGGATCCGGCCGAGCATCATGGCCGGCTTCTCGGCGGCCTGGATCGTCCCGTCCGTCGTCGGGCCGCTGGCCTCGGGGACGGTGACGGAACACCTCGGGTGGCGCTGGGTCTTCGTCGGCATCCCGGTCCTCATCCTTCTGCCGCTGGGCCTCGCGCTGCCCGCGATACGGCGGATGGCGGGCGGTCCCACGGACGCGGAGGCCGCGGCGGAGCCGTTCGACGGGCGCCGCATCCGGCTCGCGCTCGGCATCTCGGCCGGCGCCGGACTGCTCCAGTACGCGGGGCAGGAGCTCAGGTGGGTCTCCCTGGTTCCGGCGCTGGCCGGTGCCGCGCTGCTCGTCCCCGCCGTGCGCGGGCTGCTGCCCAGGGGGACCGTGCGCGCCGCGCGGGGGCTGCCCGCCGTCATCCTGCTGCGGGGGATATCGGCCGGCTCCTTCATCGTCGCCGAGTCGTTCGTCCCGCTGATGCTCGTGACCCAGCGTGGTCTCTCCCCGACGCTGGCCGGCCTCTCCCTGGCCGCCGGCGGGCTGACCTGGGCGCTCGGGTCGTACGTACTGGCCCGGCCCCGGCTGGAGCCCCACCGGGGGACTCTCATGGTGGTGGGGATGGTATGCGTGACGCTCTCGATCCTCGCCGCGCCGAGCGTGCTGATCGAGGCGGTTCCGGTGTGGACCCTGGCCGTGGTCTGGGGCTTCGGGTGCTTCGGCATGGGCATGGTGATCGCCTCGACGAGCGTGCTGCTGCTGAAGCTGTCGGCCCCGCAGGAAGCGGGGGCCAATTCGGCCGCCCTCCAGATCTCGGACGGGCTGGCCAACGCGCTGCTGCTCGCCGCGAGCGGTGCGGCGTTCGCCGCCCTCGGCGGCGGCGCGGTGGGCGCGGCTGCCCACGGGGCGGTGGGCGGCGGTACCGCCACGGCGCATCCGGGGGCGTTCACGGTGGTGTTCCTGCCGATGGCGGCGGTGGCGCTGGTGGGGGTGTGGGTGGCGAGCCGGGTGCAACCTCGCTAG
- a CDS encoding IS5 family transposase (programmed frameshift), translating into MFPAAVACRSVAGRDDLTDEQWDLIEPLMPSSGRGGQWRNHRQVIDGILWQLRTGAPWRDVPERYGPWKTLHERLRRWTAGGTWDRILEHVQTLQADAGSIEWVFSIDSSVVRAHQHSAGARKKGHPGRPGVEDLVEPDEALGRSRGGLSTKIHLATDARGLPVVVLLTSGQAGDNPQLLRLLDRVRVNTSGPGRPRKRPDCVLADRAYSSPSTRRALRARRIRFVSPEKKDHAAHRLRKGSRGGRAPVFDKVAYKGRNVVERCFNRLKQFRGLATRYAKRAAYYRALVVIAAIALWLR; encoded by the exons ATGTTCCCGGCAGCGGTAGCGTGCCGGTCCGTGGCAGGACGTGATGACCTCACCGACGAGCAGTGGGACCTGATCGAGCCGCTCATGCCCTCCTCGGGCCGGGGCGGTCAGTGGAGAAACCACCGGCAGGTCATCGACGGCATCCTGTGGCAGCTGCGCACCGGCGCGCCCTGGCGCGACGTGCCCGAGCGGTACGGGCCCTGGAAGACCCTGCACGAACGCCTGCGCCGCTGGACCGCCGGTGGCACGTGGGACCGGATCCTGGAGCACGTGCAGACCCTCCAGGCCGACGCCGGGAGCATCGAGTGGGTCTTCTCGATCGACTCCAGCGTGGTGCGCGCCCACCAGCACTCGGCCGGGGCCCGTAAAAAGGGGCATCCCGGACGGCCTG GGGTCGAGGACCTCGTCGAGCCCGACGAGGCGCTGGGCCGCTCGCGCGGCGGACTGAGTACGAAGATCCACCTGGCCACCGACGCCCGAGGCCTGCCCGTGGTTGTGCTGCTCACGTCCGGGCAGGCCGGGGACAACCCGCAGCTGCTGCGCCTGCTGGACCGGGTGCGGGTCAACACCTCAGGGCCGGGCAGGCCGCGCAAGCGCCCCGACTGCGTGCTGGCCGACCGGGCCTACTCCAGCCCCTCGACACGCAGGGCACTGCGGGCGCGGAGGATCAGGTTCGTCAGCCCGGAGAAAAAGGACCACGCCGCCCACCGGCTGCGCAAAGGCTCCCGCGGTGGGCGGGCCCCGGTCTTCGACAAGGTGGCCTACAAGGGGCGGAACGTGGTCGAGCGGTGCTTCAACAGGCTCAAGCAGTTCCGGGGCCTGGCCACCCGGTACGCGAAACGGGCCGCGTACTACCGGGCACTGGTCGTGATCGCCGCGATCGCGCTCTGGCTTCGTTGA
- a CDS encoding IclR family transcriptional regulator, with amino-acid sequence MTAETSQTLDRGLRVLKLLADTDHGLTVTELSNKLGVNRTVVYRLLATLEQHALVRRDLGGRARVGLGVLRLGRQVHPLVREAALPALRSLAEDIGATAHLTLVDGSDALAVAVVEPTWTDYHVAYRAGFRHSLDRGAAGRAILTARQKTVGHPGYTLTQGELEAGACGAAAPLVGVSGVEGSVGVVMLADAVPERVGPRVLDAAREVADALR; translated from the coding sequence GTGACCGCGGAGACTTCTCAGACGCTCGACCGGGGACTGCGTGTCCTCAAACTGCTCGCCGATACCGATCACGGCCTGACCGTCACCGAGTTGTCCAACAAACTCGGAGTCAACCGCACCGTGGTCTACCGACTGCTCGCCACCCTGGAACAGCACGCGCTCGTCCGGCGTGATCTGGGCGGCCGGGCCCGAGTGGGCCTGGGTGTGCTGCGCCTGGGCCGGCAGGTGCACCCGCTTGTCAGGGAGGCGGCGCTGCCCGCGCTGCGCTCCCTGGCCGAGGACATAGGGGCCACCGCCCACCTCACGCTCGTCGACGGGTCGGACGCGCTCGCGGTCGCCGTCGTCGAGCCGACCTGGACCGACTACCACGTGGCCTACCGGGCAGGCTTCCGTCACTCCCTGGACCGGGGCGCCGCGGGCCGGGCGATCCTCACCGCCCGGCAGAAGACGGTCGGCCACCCGGGCTACACCCTCACCCAGGGCGAGCTCGAAGCCGGTGCCTGCGGGGCTGCGGCGCCTCTGGTCGGGGTCTCCGGCGTGGAAGGCAGCGTGGGCGTGGTGATGCTCGCGGACGCCGTACCGGAACGGGTCGGCCCGCGGGTCCTCGACGCGGCCCGTGAGGTCGCCGACGCACTGCGCTAG